The Rhodococcus sp. X156 genome window below encodes:
- a CDS encoding glycerophosphodiester phosphodiesterase family protein, whose protein sequence is MSGDSGRRRTPLVVAHRGASAVRAEHTLQAYELALEHGADALECDVRLTRDGHLVCVHDRRVDRTSTGRGVVSQMTLEGLAALDFTSWHDPVPESADELVGEGSHRADLLDLDAGERGEADAQTEETDTVPSMLTLAQLLELVTDYARPARLFIETKHPVRYGGLVEAKLLAELRRYGLASPPSAAHARAVVMSFSPSAVWRVRRSAPMLPTVLLGRTAAALAPLTVAAVGATAVGPGINLLRADPGLVLRAAEQGRATYTWTVDSAEEAAFCQELGVGWIATNHPQAMRGWLT, encoded by the coding sequence GTGAGCGGGGACTCCGGCCGGCGTCGCACCCCGCTGGTGGTGGCGCACCGAGGGGCGTCGGCGGTGCGCGCCGAGCACACCCTGCAGGCCTACGAGCTGGCCCTGGAGCACGGCGCCGACGCCCTGGAGTGCGACGTTCGCCTGACCCGCGACGGGCACCTGGTCTGCGTGCACGACCGCCGGGTGGACCGCACCTCCACCGGCCGGGGCGTGGTGAGCCAGATGACCCTGGAGGGCCTCGCGGCGCTGGACTTCACCAGCTGGCACGACCCGGTACCGGAGAGCGCCGACGAGCTGGTGGGTGAGGGCTCGCACCGCGCCGACCTCCTCGACCTCGACGCCGGCGAGCGGGGCGAGGCTGATGCGCAGACTGAGGAGACCGACACGGTTCCCAGCATGCTCACGCTGGCCCAGCTGCTGGAGCTGGTGACGGACTACGCGCGCCCGGCCCGGCTGTTCATCGAGACCAAGCACCCGGTGCGCTACGGCGGGCTGGTGGAGGCCAAGCTGCTGGCGGAGCTGCGCCGCTACGGCCTGGCGTCGCCCCCCTCGGCCGCGCACGCCCGCGCGGTGGTGATGAGCTTCTCCCCGAGCGCGGTCTGGCGGGTGCGGCGCTCGGCGCCCATGCTGCCCACCGTGCTGCTGGGACGCACCGCCGCTGCGCTCGCCCCGCTGACGGTGGCCGCGGTGGGGGCCACCGCCGTCGGCCCCGGCATCAACCTGCTGCGCGCCGACCCCGGCCTGGTGCTGCGCGCCGCCGAGCAGGGCCGCGCCACCTACACCTGGACGGTGGACTCCGCCGAGGAGGCCGCGTTCTGCCAGGAGCTGGGCGTGGGCTGGATCGCCACCAACCACCCGCAGGCCATGCGGGGCTGGCTCACCTGA
- a CDS encoding DUF5926 family protein, translating into MAKKSGRKAGPRAGRTRTEKAPRPVVVSRPYEGLAAECDLVALREFVPSATAQLTLAESGRPVLLGTVLPMASAALVRAGGEGGTPPETGIVGLQVQTRSDDISRDLGGAIAWSRQATAGEVLQMVDGTGEHAPRAQELLDPTAELDITVHDDFGWWLPEGQTPTDEVTLSLERANDAILPTALLQADGVRSAWWVDAGEKAHLRWVRPEDEDALMLALARVHAEGRLTLGEGSRYAGSFRAHGLLVPVFDLDRERHAQEWAEATTELGRALDEALAVDAPLTAEQRRSRDGLRTRQITIR; encoded by the coding sequence GTGGCTAAGAAGAGTGGACGCAAGGCGGGGCCCCGAGCAGGGCGCACCCGTACCGAGAAGGCCCCTCGCCCGGTAGTGGTCTCCCGGCCCTACGAGGGCCTGGCCGCCGAGTGCGACCTGGTGGCGCTGCGGGAGTTCGTCCCGTCCGCCACCGCGCAGCTGACGCTGGCCGAGTCGGGCCGCCCGGTGCTGCTGGGCACGGTGCTGCCGATGGCCTCGGCCGCGCTGGTGCGTGCCGGTGGCGAGGGCGGCACGCCGCCGGAGACCGGCATCGTCGGCCTGCAGGTGCAGACCCGGTCCGACGACATCAGCCGCGACCTAGGTGGGGCGATCGCCTGGTCGCGCCAGGCCACGGCCGGCGAGGTGCTGCAGATGGTGGACGGCACCGGTGAGCACGCTCCCCGGGCGCAGGAGCTGCTCGACCCCACCGCGGAGCTGGACATCACCGTGCACGACGACTTCGGCTGGTGGCTGCCCGAGGGGCAGACGCCCACCGACGAGGTGACGCTGAGCCTGGAGCGGGCCAACGACGCCATCCTGCCCACCGCGCTGCTGCAGGCCGACGGCGTGCGCAGCGCCTGGTGGGTGGACGCCGGGGAGAAGGCGCACCTGCGCTGGGTCCGCCCCGAGGACGAGGACGCGCTGATGCTGGCGCTGGCCCGGGTGCACGCCGAGGGCCGGCTCACCCTCGGTGAGGGCTCCCGCTACGCCGGGTCCTTCCGCGCCCACGGGCTGCTGGTGCCGGTGTTCGACCTCGACCGGGAGAGGCACGCCCAGGAGTGGGCCGAGGCCACCACCGAGCTGGGCCGGGCCCTGGACGAGGCCCTGGCGGTGGACGCCCCGCTCACTGCGGAGCAGCGTCGCTCCCGGGACGGGCTGCGCACCCGCCAGATCACCATCCGCTAG